In Hymenobacter gelipurpurascens, one DNA window encodes the following:
- a CDS encoding 1-acyl-sn-glycerol-3-phosphate acyltransferase, whose translation MAARKTSTFWYLFSKFWFWITGWHLGSAVPPNIKKSMMIAAPHTSNWDFMFARAAFFLMDIDVKLTIKKEWTTLPVLGALVRSLGGLAVDRSKNNSLVDAMVQMFNERDELVILITPEGTRSYQPKWRKGFYHAAMGAGVPILFGYLDYKNKEAGVAGPFWPTGDYEKDLEEIKAFYRTKQARFPEKGVR comes from the coding sequence ATGGCTGCACGCAAAACTTCTACCTTCTGGTACCTCTTCTCCAAATTCTGGTTCTGGATAACGGGCTGGCACCTGGGCTCCGCAGTGCCCCCCAACATTAAGAAAAGCATGATGATTGCGGCTCCTCACACCAGCAATTGGGACTTTATGTTCGCCCGGGCCGCTTTCTTTCTAATGGATATCGACGTAAAGCTGACCATTAAGAAGGAGTGGACCACCCTTCCGGTGCTGGGAGCCCTGGTGCGGTCGTTGGGTGGCCTAGCCGTGGATAGGAGCAAGAACAACAGCTTGGTAGATGCCATGGTCCAGATGTTCAATGAGCGCGACGAACTGGTGATTCTTATAACACCCGAAGGCACGCGCTCCTACCAACCCAAATGGCGTAAAGGCTTCTACCATGCCGCCATGGGTGCCGGCGTACCTATTCTGTTCGGCTACCTCGATTACAAAAACAAAGAAGCAGGTGTAGCCGGCCCTTTCTGGCCTACCGGCGACTACGAGAAAGATCTGGAGGAAATCAAGGCTTTCTACCGCACCAAGCAGGCTCGTTTCCCTGAAAAAGGCGTACGTTAG
- a CDS encoding nucleotidyltransferase domain-containing protein, producing MLARIQSALTELEARHHIRVLYACESGSRAWGFPSPDSDFDVRFIYAHPGDWYLTLDEGADTLNFPVDEELDLAGWELRKSLKLLRGSNAALFEWLQSPVVYAEAAGFREALQPHLANCWNSRAGLNHYAGLVRRGVEDDLVGEEVRLKRLFYALRSALAARWIRERPTSVPPMELRELHELLPLELHAEVAELLARKATANEKTTVARPTALVAFLQEEYRAILSAREKLPLVRSTDPTQKLNDLFRAWL from the coding sequence ATGCTCGCTCGTATCCAGTCGGCTCTCACTGAGCTCGAAGCCCGCCACCATATTCGTGTTCTATACGCCTGCGAGTCGGGTAGCCGCGCCTGGGGCTTTCCATCGCCGGATTCCGACTTCGACGTGCGCTTTATCTACGCTCACCCAGGCGATTGGTACCTGACGCTGGATGAAGGCGCGGATACGCTCAACTTCCCCGTCGATGAGGAGCTGGACCTGGCCGGCTGGGAACTGCGCAAATCGCTGAAACTGCTGCGCGGCTCCAATGCGGCCCTCTTCGAGTGGCTACAGTCGCCGGTGGTGTATGCAGAGGCGGCCGGGTTTCGGGAAGCACTACAACCACACCTAGCCAACTGCTGGAATTCGCGGGCCGGCCTCAACCATTATGCGGGCTTGGTGCGCCGAGGCGTAGAGGACGACTTGGTAGGCGAAGAAGTGCGGCTGAAGCGGCTGTTCTACGCCCTTCGCTCGGCGCTGGCCGCCCGCTGGATTCGGGAGCGGCCTACATCGGTACCGCCGATGGAGTTGCGGGAGTTACACGAACTGCTGCCACTGGAACTGCATGCCGAAGTGGCGGAATTGCTGGCCCGCAAAGCCACCGCCAACGAGAAAACGACCGTAGCGCGCCCAACGGCTCTGGTTGCCTTTCTACAGGAGGAGTACCGGGCTATACTCTCAGCCCGCGAGAAGCTGCCCCTAGTGCGAAGCACCGACCCCACCCAAAAGCTAAACGACCTATTCCGGGCATGGCTGTAG
- a CDS encoding MBL fold metallo-hydrolase, with the protein MTLHTLDTGLFKLDGGAMFGVVPKSMWHKLNPADENNMCTWAMRCLLVEDGGRLVLVDNGIGAKQDEKFRGHFYLHGEDTLEKSLRKLGFTSSDITDVFLTHLHFDHCGGSVVRTPDGKLDLAFPNATYWSNEQHWNWAVTPNPREKASFLRENILPIQESGHLQFISSSAAIPDALPSFREIVLADGHTEKMMLPVLEYKGRTVAFMADLLPSAGHVPLPYVMSYDVRPLVTMDEKERVLRRAADENWVLVLEHDPNVECITVQHTDKGVRLADSFRLSEL; encoded by the coding sequence ATGACCCTTCACACCCTCGACACCGGTTTGTTTAAGCTTGATGGCGGCGCCATGTTTGGCGTGGTGCCCAAGAGCATGTGGCACAAGCTGAACCCCGCTGACGAGAACAATATGTGCACTTGGGCCATGCGCTGCCTGCTGGTGGAGGATGGGGGGCGGCTGGTGCTGGTGGATAATGGTATTGGGGCTAAGCAGGATGAGAAGTTCCGGGGGCATTTCTACCTGCACGGTGAGGATACGCTGGAAAAGTCGCTGCGGAAGCTGGGCTTTACCTCCTCCGATATTACCGACGTATTCCTGACCCACTTACACTTCGACCATTGCGGCGGTTCGGTGGTGCGCACGCCGGATGGTAAGCTGGACCTGGCCTTCCCGAATGCCACCTATTGGAGCAATGAACAGCATTGGAACTGGGCCGTGACGCCTAACCCGCGCGAAAAGGCCAGCTTCCTGCGGGAAAATATTCTTCCTATTCAGGAAAGCGGCCATCTGCAGTTTATCAGCTCCTCTGCCGCAATACCCGATGCGCTGCCCAGCTTCCGGGAAATCGTTTTGGCTGATGGCCACACCGAAAAAATGATGCTGCCCGTGCTGGAATACAAAGGCCGCACCGTGGCTTTTATGGCCGATTTGCTCCCAAGCGCCGGGCACGTGCCGCTGCCTTATGTGATGAGCTACGATGTGCGCCCCCTCGTAACGATGGACGAAAAGGAGCGAGTGCTGCGGCGGGCTGCTGATGAAAACTGGGTGCTGGTGCTGGAGCACGACCCCAACGTGGAATGCATAACGGTACAACACACCGACAAGGGAGTTCGGCTGGCGGATTCCTTTCGATTAAGCGAGCTGTAA
- a CDS encoding DNA polymerase beta superfamily protein, whose product MTISDLRQRGLILFEAISGSRAYGTHLPHSDTDLKGVFILPEADFYGLDYVPQIANETNDEVFYELRRFVELLLKNNPTVLELLGTPADCVVYRHPLFEGFRAENFLSKLCRQSFAEYAVAQIRKARGLNKKINHPEPPSRKSVLDFCYVTVGAGAQPVGQWLTRQDLAAAQCGLAKVPHLTDLYALFVDEPAGSLGYRGLVRDAETSQDVQLSAVPKGEVPVAYLSFNRNGYSTYCRVYREYHEWVQKRNAERYQNTVQHGKNYDAKNMLHVFRLLRMAEEIATSGQLQVRRPDREFLLQIRRGEFEYEQLVSEADALVERVEAAFATSALPETPDKQATEQLLIQVRRAFYQQAAGH is encoded by the coding sequence ATGACTATTTCCGACCTGCGCCAACGTGGCTTGATTCTCTTTGAAGCTATCAGTGGCAGCCGCGCTTACGGCACTCATCTGCCTCATTCCGATACTGACCTAAAAGGTGTGTTTATTCTGCCTGAAGCGGATTTCTACGGGCTCGACTATGTGCCCCAGATAGCCAATGAGACCAACGACGAAGTGTTTTATGAGCTACGGCGCTTCGTAGAACTGCTGCTCAAAAACAACCCTACTGTGTTGGAGCTGCTGGGCACTCCCGCCGACTGCGTGGTGTATCGGCATCCGTTATTTGAAGGGTTTCGGGCGGAGAATTTTCTATCCAAGCTCTGTCGGCAGAGTTTCGCGGAGTATGCCGTGGCCCAGATTCGAAAGGCGCGGGGCCTGAACAAGAAAATCAACCACCCAGAGCCGCCCAGCCGCAAGTCGGTGCTGGATTTCTGCTACGTAACGGTAGGGGCCGGTGCGCAGCCCGTAGGCCAGTGGCTGACGCGGCAGGACCTGGCAGCGGCACAATGTGGCCTGGCGAAGGTGCCGCACCTCACCGATTTATATGCGCTATTCGTAGATGAGCCGGCGGGCTCCCTCGGTTACCGCGGCCTCGTCCGCGACGCCGAAACGTCGCAGGATGTGCAGCTATCGGCCGTGCCGAAAGGGGAGGTGCCAGTGGCCTACCTTAGCTTCAACCGCAACGGCTACAGTACCTACTGCCGCGTGTACCGCGAGTACCATGAGTGGGTGCAGAAACGCAACGCCGAGCGCTACCAGAATACGGTGCAGCACGGCAAAAACTACGATGCCAAGAACATGCTGCACGTGTTTCGGCTGCTGCGCATGGCGGAGGAAATAGCCACCTCTGGCCAGCTCCAGGTGCGGCGGCCAGACCGGGAGTTTCTGCTGCAAATCCGGCGGGGCGAGTTTGAGTACGAACAATTAGTGAGCGAAGCCGACGCCTTGGTAGAGCGGGTAGAAGCCGCTTTCGCCACCTCCGCGCTACCCGAAACACCGGACAAACAAGCCACGGAACAACTGCTGATTCAGGTGCGGCGGGCATTCTACCAGCAAGCAGCAGGTCACTAA
- a CDS encoding acetyl-CoA carboxylase carboxyltransferase subunit alpha, translating into MLLDFEQPIAALEGKLREMQQLALDSQVDVSEAVVALENKIKALKKETYANLTRWQRVQLSRHPDRPYTLDYIEGMSEKFIELHGDRTVADDKAMVGGFAELDGRSIMFIGQQKGRNTKQRQLRNFGMPNPEGYRKALRLMKMAEKFGKPIVTLIDTPGAFPGLEAEERGQGEAIARNLKEMFLLKVPVICIVIGEGASGGALGIAIGDRVLMLENTWYSVISPENCSTILWRSWDYKEQAAEAMKPTATDMLKAGLVDGIVKEPLGGAHTDSATMIKTLKKTILKTLDELEALSHEERVNQRIEKFSNMGVVLE; encoded by the coding sequence ATGCTCCTCGATTTTGAACAACCTATTGCCGCTCTCGAAGGCAAGCTCCGTGAAATGCAGCAACTGGCCCTCGATAGCCAGGTAGATGTTTCGGAAGCCGTAGTGGCCCTTGAGAACAAGATTAAAGCCCTCAAAAAGGAAACATATGCCAACCTGACCCGCTGGCAGCGCGTGCAACTCTCCCGCCACCCCGATCGGCCTTATACCTTAGACTATATCGAGGGTATGTCCGAAAAGTTTATCGAGCTGCACGGCGACCGTACCGTGGCCGACGATAAGGCCATGGTGGGCGGTTTCGCGGAGCTTGATGGCCGTTCTATTATGTTTATTGGCCAGCAAAAGGGCCGCAACACCAAGCAGCGGCAGCTCCGCAACTTCGGGATGCCCAACCCCGAAGGATACCGCAAAGCGCTGCGCCTGATGAAGATGGCCGAAAAGTTCGGGAAGCCTATCGTCACGCTTATTGATACCCCCGGTGCTTTTCCTGGCCTAGAGGCAGAGGAACGGGGGCAGGGCGAGGCCATTGCCCGCAACCTGAAGGAAATGTTCCTGCTGAAGGTGCCCGTGATTTGCATCGTGATTGGGGAAGGAGCTTCGGGTGGTGCTTTGGGCATTGCCATCGGCGACCGGGTGCTGATGCTGGAGAATACCTGGTATTCCGTGATTTCGCCTGAAAACTGCTCTACCATCCTGTGGCGCTCCTGGGATTATAAAGAACAGGCCGCTGAGGCCATGAAGCCTACCGCTACCGATATGTTGAAGGCTGGCCTGGTTGATGGCATTGTGAAGGAGCCTCTCGGTGGTGCTCACACAGATTCGGCCACCATGATCAAAACCCTGAAAAAGACCATCCTCAAAACCCTCGACGAACTGGAGGCGCTGTCTCACGAAGAGCGTGTAAACCAGCGTATTGAGAAGTTTTCGAATATGGGCGTGGTGCTGGAATAA
- a CDS encoding gliding motility protein GldB-related protein yields the protein MRRLLLFCLLLTIACTNTQLAQVEEVQLVTTDLDNFWAAYPAAMRDTAQAYRVFEQQYFAKGSPGLLDYYERRFKKNPVLFARRITKRPRYYASIRNHMLDVAGQKPQILAAFRRLQALYPAARFSNIYFLAGGFSGSTAQPPGLLIGTEHVAYGPGVDTSELTQVERNRSGLVTDIPYVVTHEMIHNVQQRAQDNLLSYATREGMADFIAELVTGSLGTNARLHTYGNAHEQQLWAAFRREMRGSHIQNWLANAPQETPDKPCDLGYYVGYKICESYYAKATNKQQAVADMLSTTDFSNFLQQSGYAQKWSEQ from the coding sequence ATGCGCCGTTTGCTGCTCTTCTGCTTATTGCTCACTATAGCTTGCACCAACACCCAGCTTGCGCAGGTAGAAGAGGTACAACTGGTCACCACCGACCTTGACAACTTCTGGGCGGCCTACCCCGCTGCCATGCGCGATACGGCGCAGGCCTACCGCGTATTCGAGCAACAGTATTTCGCAAAGGGCTCCCCTGGCCTACTGGATTACTACGAGCGTCGGTTCAAGAAAAACCCGGTGCTCTTTGCCCGCCGCATCACGAAACGTCCGCGTTACTACGCCTCCATCCGGAACCACATGCTGGACGTAGCCGGACAGAAGCCGCAGATACTGGCAGCTTTTCGGCGGCTGCAGGCGCTATACCCGGCCGCCCGCTTCAGCAACATCTACTTTCTGGCAGGTGGCTTTTCCGGAAGCACCGCCCAACCCCCTGGCCTCCTGATCGGGACTGAGCATGTGGCCTACGGCCCAGGAGTGGACACCTCGGAACTGACCCAGGTAGAGCGCAACCGCAGTGGTCTGGTAACGGACATACCGTATGTGGTAACCCACGAAATGATCCACAACGTGCAGCAACGCGCGCAAGACAATCTGCTGAGCTATGCTACCCGCGAGGGCATGGCCGATTTTATAGCCGAACTGGTAACGGGCTCCCTGGGCACCAATGCCCGACTACACACCTATGGCAACGCCCACGAGCAGCAACTTTGGGCTGCTTTTCGGCGGGAAATGCGTGGCAGCCATATCCAAAACTGGCTGGCTAATGCACCCCAGGAAACCCCGGATAAGCCCTGCGACCTGGGCTATTACGTGGGCTACAAAATCTGTGAGAGCTACTACGCCAAAGCCACCAACAAGCAACAAGCTGTGGCCGATATGCTCTCCACTACAGATTTCAGCAACTTTCTGCAGCAGAGCGGCTACGCACAAAAGTGGAGCGAACAGTAG
- a CDS encoding patatin-like phospholipase family protein, whose translation MLGLALSGGGARGIAHLGVLAALDELGLPIGRLAGVSSGAIAATFYAAGVPPREILRLFQEVNITQITRIALSRYGLFRIDGVGPLLEKHLGVGCTFEQLRLPLTLVATDLVEGTSVRFSSGLVVPPLLASSAVPILYKPVEYMGRQLVDGGLLNNLPVEALIEHQHPGLRIVGVHCNPPNPDAQFNNLRGVIERTLNLAIGGNTVISKQQCEILLEPTELRRFRTMSYRRAPELFEIGYRYTLSRADDLAKLLQAS comes from the coding sequence ATGTTAGGGTTGGCACTTTCCGGCGGCGGCGCCCGGGGCATTGCGCATTTGGGGGTCCTGGCCGCGCTCGATGAGCTGGGCCTGCCTATTGGGCGTCTGGCCGGCGTATCATCGGGGGCCATTGCGGCTACGTTTTACGCGGCTGGGGTGCCGCCCCGTGAGATTCTGCGCCTGTTTCAGGAAGTAAACATCACCCAGATAACCCGGATAGCACTGAGCCGCTATGGCCTGTTCCGGATAGATGGCGTGGGGCCCTTACTGGAAAAGCACTTGGGAGTAGGCTGCACGTTTGAGCAACTTCGGCTGCCGCTTACCTTGGTTGCTACGGATCTGGTGGAAGGTACCTCCGTACGGTTTTCGAGTGGCCTAGTGGTGCCGCCGTTGCTGGCCTCTTCGGCCGTTCCTATTCTGTACAAGCCAGTTGAGTATATGGGGCGCCAACTCGTGGATGGTGGCCTACTCAATAATTTACCGGTGGAAGCGCTGATAGAGCACCAGCACCCTGGCCTACGCATTGTGGGCGTGCACTGCAACCCACCCAATCCGGACGCGCAATTCAACAACCTGCGCGGCGTGATTGAACGGACGCTGAATCTGGCCATTGGGGGAAATACCGTTATCAGCAAGCAACAATGTGAGATACTACTGGAGCCTACGGAACTGCGCCGATTTCGCACCATGAGCTACCGCCGGGCACCCGAGCTGTTCGAAATAGGCTACCGCTACACCCTAAGCCGGGCCGATGATCTGGCCAAGCTGCTGCAGGCTAGCTAA
- a CDS encoding ADP-ribosylglycohydrolase family protein: MRAALLGLAVGDALGVPVEFKSRAARLQDPVVHMRAYGTHHQPAGTWSDDASLTFCLAETIANGFTLRKLAQTSCRWYFEQLWTPHGAVFDIGITTREALDKLRLNPEGSPLAGGTDEYSNGNGSLMRILPLAFYQPEMPLASRFLLISQVSAITHGHIRSAVACFLYLEMARHLRAGLTPAEAYAKLCAEVPAQLYALNIPAREADQFERILSGRLPDIAAAAINSGGYVLHTLEAALWCLLRYSTYAETVLAAVNLGDDTDTTGAVTGGLAGLNYGEAAIPAEWLRVLARRQDIEDLAHRMSLGDGVR, translated from the coding sequence TTGCGAGCCGCATTGCTGGGCCTGGCTGTAGGCGATGCGCTGGGCGTTCCGGTTGAGTTTAAGAGCCGTGCTGCCCGCCTCCAAGACCCTGTGGTGCACATGCGGGCCTATGGCACCCACCATCAGCCTGCCGGAACCTGGTCCGATGATGCCTCGCTTACTTTCTGCCTGGCCGAAACCATTGCCAATGGCTTCACACTGCGTAAGTTGGCGCAAACAAGTTGCCGCTGGTACTTCGAACAACTCTGGACGCCACACGGCGCTGTTTTCGATATAGGCATAACCACGCGTGAGGCCTTGGATAAGCTTCGCTTAAACCCGGAAGGCTCGCCGCTGGCTGGCGGCACCGATGAATATAGCAACGGCAATGGCTCCTTGATGCGGATTTTGCCTCTGGCTTTTTATCAACCCGAAATGCCCCTGGCAAGCCGATTTCTACTGATTTCCCAGGTATCAGCCATCACGCACGGGCATATCCGCTCCGCAGTGGCCTGCTTTCTGTATCTGGAAATGGCCCGTCATCTGCGGGCAGGGCTAACCCCGGCAGAGGCCTATGCTAAGCTATGTGCGGAGGTCCCGGCTCAGCTGTATGCGCTTAATATTCCGGCGCGGGAAGCTGATCAGTTTGAGCGCATTCTGAGCGGCCGCCTGCCCGATATAGCTGCTGCGGCCATAAATAGCGGCGGCTACGTGCTGCATACTCTGGAGGCGGCCCTATGGTGCCTGCTGCGCTATAGTACCTATGCCGAAACGGTGCTGGCCGCTGTCAACCTCGGCGACGACACGGATACTACCGGAGCCGTAACTGGTGGCCTAGCAGGGCTGAATTACGGAGAAGCAGCTATTCCTGCCGAGTGGTTGCGGGTGCTGGCCCGCCGCCAGGATATTGAGGACTTAGCCCATCGGATGTCGCTCGGAGATGGTGTGCGCTAG
- a CDS encoding M28 family metallopeptidase, producing MVLPFLPSPARPLAAAFMLGLGLSGCQSQSDNTAASTSDNTPETTAASSAAAPAITAASISKYLQAISSDEMLGRKPFTVGEERSTKYLADEFKRLGLKSGPDGSYFQPVPLVEITGTPSPTLQIKGKGQMLSFQYKTDFVAFTQREQPQVAVTNSELVFAGYGVVAPEYGWDDYAGLDVKGKTVVVLVNDPGNAGNDTTLFNGKAMTYYGRWTYKYEEAARHGAAGLLIVHDTKPAAYPWSVVLSGAVSPKLRAQTANKGADKCALEGWLTLDAAKKLFQAAGQNYDQLYAAANTKGFRARSLGGLTLTGSIQNKLRRQTSRNVLAVLPGTTRPEEYIIYSAHWDHFGVGKAIAGDSIYNGAVDDGTGLAALLSIAEAFQQAKEKPQRSIVFLAVTGEEQGLLGSAYYVQHPPFPLNKTVADLNMDMLWPYGQMKDLTVIGYGQSELEDYARAAAKEQDRYVLPDQTPETGMFYRSDHFSFAHVGVPSLYASGGFESRTGGKEAIAKQRQNYTTNMYHKPADQFDPSWDLSGIAQDAQLYFRVGQRLASETTFPQWRAGSEFKGARAKSMGRK from the coding sequence ATGGTTCTCCCCTTCTTGCCCTCTCCTGCCCGCCCGCTAGCGGCGGCTTTCATGCTAGGCCTAGGCCTGTCGGGCTGTCAATCTCAGTCGGACAACACAGCTGCTTCCACTTCTGACAACACGCCCGAGACAACGGCGGCATCTTCCGCAGCTGCGCCAGCCATCACGGCGGCCAGCATCAGTAAGTATCTGCAGGCTATTTCCTCGGATGAGATGTTGGGTCGCAAGCCGTTTACTGTGGGCGAAGAGCGGAGCACGAAGTATCTGGCCGATGAGTTCAAGCGCCTGGGCCTGAAGTCCGGCCCCGATGGCTCTTACTTCCAGCCGGTGCCGCTGGTAGAAATCACAGGCACACCCAGCCCCACTCTGCAAATCAAAGGCAAAGGACAGATGTTGAGTTTCCAGTACAAGACCGATTTTGTGGCCTTCACCCAACGGGAGCAGCCCCAGGTAGCCGTCACGAACTCCGAGCTGGTGTTTGCTGGCTACGGCGTAGTAGCGCCCGAATACGGCTGGGATGACTACGCCGGCCTCGATGTGAAAGGCAAAACTGTGGTAGTGCTGGTGAATGACCCCGGCAATGCGGGCAACGACACGACCCTGTTCAACGGCAAGGCCATGACCTACTACGGCCGCTGGACCTACAAATACGAGGAAGCCGCCCGCCACGGTGCCGCCGGCCTGCTCATCGTGCACGATACGAAGCCCGCAGCTTACCCATGGTCGGTGGTGCTGAGCGGGGCCGTCAGCCCCAAGCTGCGCGCCCAAACCGCCAACAAAGGCGCCGACAAGTGTGCCCTGGAAGGCTGGCTGACTCTAGATGCGGCTAAAAAGCTGTTTCAGGCGGCCGGCCAGAACTACGACCAGCTCTACGCCGCCGCGAACACCAAGGGCTTCCGGGCTAGGTCACTCGGTGGGCTTACGCTCACGGGCAGCATCCAGAACAAGCTGCGGCGCCAGACTTCGCGCAACGTGCTGGCCGTACTGCCCGGCACCACTCGCCCCGAGGAATATATCATCTACTCAGCCCACTGGGACCATTTTGGGGTAGGCAAAGCCATTGCCGGCGACTCTATCTATAACGGGGCCGTGGATGATGGTACTGGCCTAGCGGCGCTGCTCAGCATTGCGGAAGCCTTCCAGCAGGCCAAAGAGAAGCCCCAGCGCAGCATCGTGTTTCTGGCGGTAACCGGCGAAGAGCAAGGCCTGCTGGGCTCGGCCTACTACGTCCAGCACCCGCCCTTCCCGCTCAACAAGACTGTAGCGGACCTGAATATGGACATGCTCTGGCCCTACGGCCAGATGAAGGACCTCACCGTTATCGGCTACGGACAGTCGGAGCTGGAGGACTACGCCCGCGCCGCCGCCAAGGAACAGGACCGCTACGTGCTGCCCGACCAAACGCCCGAAACGGGCATGTTCTACCGCTCCGACCACTTCAGCTTTGCCCACGTGGGCGTGCCCTCGCTCTACGCCAGCGGCGGTTTCGAGAGCCGCACCGGCGGCAAGGAAGCCATTGCCAAACAGCGCCAGAACTACACCACCAACATGTACCACAAGCCCGCCGACCAGTTCGACCCCAGCTGGGACCTGAGCGGCATTGCCCAGGATGCCCAGCTCTACTTCCGCGTAGGCCAGCGCCTGGCCAGCGAAACCACGTTCCCGCAGTGGCGCGCCGGCTCGGAGTTCAAGGGCGCTCGGGCTAAGAGTATGGGTCGCAAGTAG